From Synoicihabitans lomoniglobus, the proteins below share one genomic window:
- a CDS encoding TolC family protein, giving the protein MYSKSALLVGLGLALAGPTLAQTPLTERTALERALVANFDLQVEALAPQVVAAEIMMEEAAFLPAIFAEGSYDDNRKSQNSIDFAALQQRIFEEENTVMRGGVGGRLPWGTTYELSLQLRELDNSVNRAGLPNALYSPEYDAFAGITLRQPLLKGFGRAANLVDLRVARAQLLITERTREIAVNNKCVEVLNAFYDLAYAESNVDVKTSAVSVADRFLAETDRRRELGLLSPVDVSEARVRVSEANEELIQARDFLRERQLEMVRLLSLPTGADGRTAQPMVSARLLDAAPVHTIAEFFPAALEQRPDYQLALKRVAKEGMRKSAASNERLPQLDLRFSYGLYGLSGDYQSAIDTAYRADEPQWGAGVSITVPLSLRDGRAKMQAASLRVRQAELRVEQLRQRIALEVENAVRRLEVLEQRLATARSSVSYATDGLNLEEARLENGQTSGFAVSELQRRLADARTRELAARVDLTKAVTELYSVSGRLLPHHGIEVAHTETERKGFNVFAPFDLMMK; this is encoded by the coding sequence ATGTATTCAAAGTCCGCTCTCCTCGTCGGTCTGGGTCTCGCCCTTGCCGGCCCGACCCTTGCGCAAACCCCGCTCACCGAACGCACCGCTTTGGAGCGGGCGCTGGTCGCCAATTTCGACCTGCAAGTCGAAGCCCTCGCCCCGCAGGTAGTCGCGGCCGAGATCATGATGGAAGAAGCCGCGTTTCTTCCGGCCATTTTTGCCGAAGGCAGCTACGACGATAATCGTAAGTCTCAGAACTCGATAGATTTCGCGGCTTTGCAGCAGCGTATTTTTGAGGAGGAAAACACCGTGATGCGCGGTGGTGTAGGCGGTCGACTGCCGTGGGGCACGACCTACGAACTCTCGCTCCAGCTGCGGGAACTCGACAACAGCGTCAATCGCGCCGGTTTGCCCAATGCGCTCTATTCCCCGGAGTATGATGCCTTTGCCGGCATTACCCTGCGCCAACCCTTGCTCAAGGGATTCGGTCGGGCAGCCAACCTCGTCGATCTGCGCGTGGCCCGGGCTCAGCTGCTGATTACCGAACGCACCCGCGAAATTGCGGTGAACAACAAGTGCGTCGAGGTGCTCAACGCTTTCTACGATTTGGCCTACGCCGAATCCAACGTGGACGTGAAGACCTCCGCCGTGAGCGTGGCCGACCGGTTCCTGGCCGAGACCGACCGTCGTCGCGAGCTGGGGCTGCTGAGCCCCGTGGATGTATCCGAAGCGCGAGTGCGCGTGTCCGAAGCGAATGAGGAATTGATTCAGGCGCGCGACTTTCTTCGCGAGCGTCAGCTGGAAATGGTGCGCCTGCTGTCCCTGCCGACTGGAGCCGACGGCCGCACCGCGCAGCCGATGGTGTCAGCCCGGCTGCTCGATGCAGCACCGGTCCACACGATCGCGGAATTCTTTCCCGCGGCGCTCGAACAACGGCCGGATTATCAACTCGCGCTCAAGCGCGTGGCGAAGGAAGGCATGCGAAAATCGGCGGCGAGTAACGAGCGCCTGCCTCAGCTCGATCTGCGTTTCTCCTACGGGCTCTACGGGCTGTCGGGCGATTATCAGAGTGCAATCGACACGGCCTACCGGGCCGACGAGCCGCAGTGGGGTGCCGGGGTGAGCATCACGGTGCCGCTCAGCCTGCGGGATGGTCGGGCCAAGATGCAGGCCGCCTCGCTGCGGGTCCGGCAAGCGGAGCTCCGCGTCGAGCAGTTGCGTCAACGCATCGCACTCGAGGTCGAAAACGCCGTGCGCCGACTCGAAGTGCTGGAGCAACGGCTCGCCACGGCGCGCAGCTCCGTGTCCTACGCGACAGACGGTTTGAATCTGGAAGAGGCCCGGTTGGAAAATGGCCAAACCTCGGGATTTGCCGTATCGGAATTGCAACGACGTTTGGCTGATGCCCGCACCCGCGAACTGGCGGCCCGCGTCGATCTGACCAAGGCCGTCACGGAACTTTATTCGGTCAGCGGCCGGTTACTCCCGCACCACGGCATCGAGGTCGCGCACACCGAGACCGAGCGAAAGGGCTTCAATGTCTTCGCGCCCTTTGACCTCATGATGAAATGA
- a CDS encoding efflux RND transporter periplasmic adaptor subunit, whose product MTFCKKTSVLWTLMIGATVATAASIEVVLEPVHAMVVSAPEDGVLAAIAVDEGDAVLAGATLVEFERAQEELRVERAREVLRKREFDYAGVEKLFQDDMTSETEKLEKEIERRVAEIDLADAIEQRDRRVVKAVHAGTITRRHHEAGEYVERGTPLLELVDQRQLDARFYVRPAEGITLTKGDAVWVRVPLMEATVRCRVVFVDPTVDPSSGLMRVRARVENDNGRFKPGLRGWVNLAKEEPVTWP is encoded by the coding sequence GTGACCTTCTGTAAAAAGACCAGCGTGCTGTGGACCCTCATGATCGGGGCGACGGTGGCGACAGCCGCATCGATCGAGGTCGTGTTGGAACCAGTGCACGCCATGGTCGTCAGTGCGCCCGAGGACGGCGTGTTGGCTGCGATCGCCGTGGATGAAGGGGATGCGGTCCTGGCCGGGGCGACTCTGGTCGAGTTCGAACGCGCGCAGGAAGAGCTGCGCGTCGAGCGGGCACGAGAGGTATTGCGCAAGCGCGAGTTCGACTACGCCGGCGTGGAAAAACTGTTTCAGGACGACATGACCAGCGAGACCGAGAAGTTGGAAAAGGAGATCGAACGCCGCGTGGCCGAGATTGATCTGGCCGACGCCATCGAGCAGCGCGACCGCCGCGTGGTGAAGGCGGTGCACGCCGGCACGATCACGCGTCGTCATCACGAAGCCGGCGAATACGTGGAGCGCGGCACGCCGTTGTTGGAGTTGGTGGATCAGCGGCAACTCGATGCCCGGTTCTACGTGCGCCCGGCGGAAGGCATCACTTTGACCAAGGGGGATGCGGTGTGGGTTCGCGTGCCCTTGATGGAGGCGACGGTGCGTTGCCGCGTGGTTTTTGTCGATCCGACGGTCGATCCGTCGAGCGGCCTGATGCGTGTGCGCGCCCGGGTCGAAAATGACAACGGACGTTTCAAACCCGGCCTGCGTGGCTGGGTTAATCTGGCGAAGGAGGAGCCGGTCACGTGGCCCTGA
- a CDS encoding efflux RND transporter periplasmic adaptor subunit, protein MALKPRDVAEWLSADAAADEPTFWREWLRQARPVLGASCALIIQPATNGQAQRTLLRAGEQTRDLPEGLIAAALGEQPLQLRPHEIGGGTFAVRVPWDQASPTAVVVVGEITAKTWGADGPDEAWRDRALLWANIASRRRTNREADLTRRRADELAHALELAVLLRAHDGFKGAALELCNQLADRHGADRVVLGWWREPYVRVEAVSQMNQIEPHMAAVGAVEAALEEAVEQDATILWSAAERTEAEELPKITAQHAALAREQGWTGLCTMPLRSGSRIVGAVTWQRQDRGFTADEAMGFALVLDGVAPWLEQKERAKGWWGRRLKRSVEETARRHWNLQHPWPKLAAVLVAVLLVTSLLVRVPYRVEAEFSLRPVRQMVFSAPFDGFVESMMVAPGDAIEPGTPLFALDSTALRLEEAELLADLSRFLREREQAEAKRDLAAMRVAEAQRDQIQARLQRLRRQISQATATTPFAGIVLDDGNLSERLGAPVRQGDALLRYAQLDGLFFELSVPEADAPLIAVGTRVEIAFRSRPDEVVVAEVSRIEPEAVVGATGAVFMVRAVPEVTAADWWRPGMTGIGKLITEKRSLLDIFTRRLIDWLRLQLWW, encoded by the coding sequence GTGGCCCTGAAACCACGCGACGTGGCGGAATGGCTTTCCGCTGACGCCGCGGCGGATGAACCGACGTTTTGGCGGGAGTGGTTGCGCCAGGCTCGACCCGTCCTCGGGGCGAGCTGCGCGCTTATTATCCAACCGGCGACCAACGGTCAGGCTCAGCGCACGCTGTTGCGCGCCGGGGAACAGACCCGGGACCTGCCCGAAGGATTGATCGCGGCGGCGCTCGGCGAGCAGCCGTTGCAATTGCGACCGCATGAGATCGGTGGCGGCACGTTTGCGGTGCGGGTGCCCTGGGATCAGGCCAGTCCGACGGCGGTCGTCGTGGTGGGCGAAATCACGGCGAAGACGTGGGGCGCGGACGGACCGGATGAGGCGTGGCGCGACCGGGCGCTGTTGTGGGCCAACATCGCGAGCCGACGGCGCACCAACCGGGAAGCCGACCTCACCCGGCGGCGGGCCGACGAGCTGGCGCACGCGTTGGAACTCGCCGTGTTGTTACGGGCCCATGACGGTTTCAAGGGAGCGGCGTTGGAGCTATGCAATCAGTTGGCCGATCGCCACGGTGCCGATCGCGTCGTGCTGGGCTGGTGGCGCGAGCCGTATGTGCGGGTTGAGGCCGTGAGCCAGATGAATCAAATCGAGCCGCACATGGCGGCGGTCGGGGCGGTGGAGGCGGCCTTGGAGGAAGCCGTGGAGCAGGACGCCACGATTCTATGGTCGGCGGCGGAGCGCACGGAGGCGGAGGAGTTGCCCAAGATCACGGCGCAACACGCGGCCCTGGCTCGCGAACAAGGTTGGACCGGGCTGTGCACGATGCCGTTGCGCAGTGGCTCCCGGATCGTCGGGGCCGTAACGTGGCAGCGGCAGGACCGTGGATTTACCGCTGACGAAGCGATGGGCTTTGCACTCGTCCTGGACGGGGTCGCCCCGTGGCTGGAGCAAAAAGAGCGCGCAAAAGGGTGGTGGGGGCGTCGACTCAAACGCAGCGTTGAGGAGACCGCGCGACGCCATTGGAACCTGCAACACCCCTGGCCGAAACTGGCGGCGGTGCTGGTTGCGGTGCTGCTGGTCACGTCTTTGCTTGTGCGGGTGCCCTACCGGGTCGAGGCGGAGTTTTCCCTGCGGCCCGTGCGGCAGATGGTGTTCAGCGCGCCGTTCGATGGCTTTGTGGAAAGTATGATGGTCGCGCCCGGTGACGCGATCGAACCGGGCACACCGTTGTTTGCCTTGGACAGCACCGCATTGCGCTTGGAAGAGGCGGAGCTGCTGGCGGATTTGAGTCGGTTTTTGCGCGAACGCGAACAAGCCGAAGCCAAACGCGACCTGGCCGCGATGCGGGTCGCCGAAGCGCAACGCGATCAGATTCAGGCGCGATTGCAGCGACTGCGGCGACAGATCAGTCAAGCCACCGCGACCACGCCGTTTGCTGGTATCGTGTTGGATGATGGCAACCTGAGTGAGCGGCTCGGTGCGCCGGTGCGGCAGGGCGACGCGTTGTTGCGTTATGCGCAGCTCGACGGCCTGTTTTTTGAGTTGTCCGTGCCGGAAGCCGATGCGCCGTTGATTGCGGTCGGCACGCGGGTCGAGATCGCGTTTCGCAGCCGACCGGACGAAGTCGTGGTGGCCGAGGTTTCCCGCATCGAGCCGGAAGCGGTGGTCGGAGCAACCGGTGCGGTCTTCATGGTGCGGGCGGTTCCGGAGGTGACGGCGGCCGACTGGTGGCGTCCGGGTATGACTGGTATCGGGAAACTGATTACGGAGAAACGCAGCCTGCTGGATATTTTCACCCGCCGACTGATCGACTGGCTGCGCCTGCAGCTCTGGTGGTGA